The following is a genomic window from Flavobacteriales bacterium.
GGTGCCGCGGCGGGCTACGCGTGGTGGAACTGGTACGGCTGCACCAACGGCTGCCTGATCACCAGCGTGTGGTGGCGCAGCAGCCTCTACGGGGCGGTGATGGGCTACCTGACCCTGGGCCTCGTATGGCCCGATCGCCCCACGACCGATCAGTGACTCACTGCACCCGCACGAGGGTGGCGGTGCTGTCGCGGCGGTGATCCTCGAACACCTGCACCTCCAGGGTGACCGTGTCGGGGTCCATCGGGGTGCGCAGGGTGTAGAAGAGGCTGTCGCCGCTGCGGCGTGTGCGGGGCAGCAGCACCTCGCTGCGGGGGATGGCGCGCCGCACAACGTCCAGGTCCATACCACGCGCCTGCAGGCCGGCAAGGGCCTCCGGGGTGCTGCGCACCAGGGTGGCGGCCACGCGCAGCTTGATGCGCTCCCTGGGCGTCCACGCAGCGTTGGTGAGGCGCTCGCCGAAGGACCACCACGCGAACACGCCGCCGATGAGCAGCCCGACCGCGTAAAGCAGGAGTCGGCGAGGGAGGGTCATCAGAAGGCCGCCAACAGGATGTCGAGGTCCTTGTACGGAAGCTTGAAGGCTTCGCCGAGGATGGGGCTCGTGAGCGAGCCGTTGTAGAGGTACACGCCGTGGCGTAGGCCGAGGTTGGTCTTGATGAGCTCCTCGAAGCCGCCCTTGTCGCCCATGCTGAGCAGCAGCGGGCCGAAGATGTTGCTGAGGGCGTAGCTGGCGGTGCGGGGCACGCGGCTGGCGATGTTGGGCACGCAGTAGTGGATCACGCCGTAGCGCTTGTACACCGGATCCGTGTGGGTGGTCACTTCGCTCGTCTCGAAGGTGCCGCCGCGGTCGATGCTGATGTCCACGATCACCGAGCCCGCTTTCATGTCGCGCACCATCTCCTCGGTGACCACCATGGGTGTACGGCCTTGCTCGGGGCGAAGGGCACCAATGGCCACATCGGCCTGCTTGAGGGCCTTCTGCAGCTCCTCGGGCTGGATGACGCTGGTCCAGAGGCGGTGGCCCAGGTCGTTCTGCAGGCGGCGCAGGCGGTAGATGCTCTTATCGAAGAGCTTGACGCTGGCACCGGTGCCCAAGGCGGCGCGGCAGGCGAACTCGCCCACGGTGCCTGCGCCGATGATGACGACCTCGGCGGGGGCCACACCGCTGATGCCGCCGAGCATGAGGCCGGGGCCGCCCTTGTCGGCGCTCAGGTACTCGCCCGCGATCTGGATGCTGGTGGTGCCGGCGATCTCGCCCATGGCGCGCACGATGGGGTAGATGCCTTCGCGGTCCTTGATGAAGTCCCACGCCACGGCGGTCATGCGCTTCTCCATCATGCGGCGCAGGGTGTCCTTGGGCTGCACGGTGAGCTGCAGGGCGCTGATGAGGATCTGTCGGTGGCGCAGCATCTCGATCTCGCGATGGCTGGGGGGTGCCACCTTCAGGATGAGGTCGGCCTTGAAGACCTCCTCGGCGCTCTCCACCACCTGGGCGCCGGCCTCGCTGTAGTCGCTGTCCTGGAACTGCACGGCGCGGCCGGTGTCGCGCTCGATCACCACTTGGTGGCCGCGGCCGGTGAGCACCGCCACGCTCTGCGGGGTGAGGGGCACGCGGTGCTCCTGGAAACTGGTCTCCTTGGGGATGCCGATGAAGAGGCTCTTGCGGCGGCGGCCCACGTCCAGCACCTCCTCCTGGGGCAGGAG
Proteins encoded in this region:
- a CDS encoding alanine dehydrogenase, yielding MSSSSELLKQLAREVTLLPQEEVLDVGRRRKSLFIGIPKETSFQEHRVPLTPQSVAVLTGRGHQVVIERDTGRAVQFQDSDYSEAGAQVVESAEEVFKADLILKVAPPSHREIEMLRHRQILISALQLTVQPKDTLRRMMEKRMTAVAWDFIKDREGIYPIVRAMGEIAGTTSIQIAGEYLSADKGGPGLMLGGISGVAPAEVVIIGAGTVGEFACRAALGTGASVKLFDKSIYRLRRLQNDLGHRLWTSVIQPEELQKALKQADVAIGALRPEQGRTPMVVTEEMVRDMKAGSVIVDISIDRGGTFETSEVTTHTDPVYKRYGVIHYCVPNIASRVPRTASYALSNIFGPLLLSMGDKGGFEELIKTNLGLRHGVYLYNGSLTSPILGEAFKLPYKDLDILLAAF